One Stenotrophomonas maltophilia R551-3 genomic window, TCCGACCCTGGCCGAATGCGGTGACTGCGATGGCAGCGGCTCGGAAGACGGCAAGGTCGAGACCTGCAACGTCTGCCATGGTCGCGGCCAGGTGCGCATCCAGCGCGGTATCTTCGCCATGCAGCAGGCCTGCCACAACTGCGGCGGCCGCGGTCAGATCATCGCCAAGCCCTGCAAGACCTGCCATGGCAACGGCCGTGTCGAGGAAGACAAGGTGCTGTCGGTGAAGGTGCCGGCGGGCGTGGATACCGGCGACCGCATCCGTTTGTCGGGCGAAGGCGAGGCCGGTCCGGCCGGTACACCGCCAGGCGATCTGTACGTGGAAGTGCGGGTACGCGAGCACGCGATCTTCCAGCGCGATGGCGACGACCTGCACTGCGAAGTGCCGATCCGCATCTCGCAGGCCGCGTTGGGCGACACCGTGCGCGTGGCAACCCTCGGCGGTGAAGCGGAAATCCGCATCCCGGCCGAGACCCAGACCGGCAAGCTGTTCCGCCTGCGCGGCAAGGGCGTGCGTTCGGTGCGCAGCCGCAGCGAAGGCGACCTGTACTGCCGCGTGGTGGTGGAGACCCCGGTCAACCTCACCAACGACCAGCGCAAGCTGCTGGAGCAGTTCGAAGCAACCTTCAACGGTGAAGATGCGCGCAAGCACTCGCCGAAGTCGGCGACCTTCATCGATGGCGTGAAGGGCTTCTGGGACCGGATGACGTCCTGAGTCTTCAACGGAAACGTTGAACGGTAGCGCCGGGCCATGCCCGGCGTTTTCGTTTGTGGTGCCGCACTGCCGCCGTCGGGCATGGCCCGGCGCTACCGGAAAAACGCCGCTGGCGTCTGCCCCAGCTGCCGCTTGAACATGCTGGTGAACGCGCTGGGGCTGTCGTAACCCATCGCCAGCGCGACATCGATGACCTTGTCGCCGACTGCCAACCGTTCCATCGCGGCCAGCAGCCGCGCCTGCTGCCGCCACTGCCCGAAGGTCATGCCCAGTTCGCTGGTGAAATGGCGCTGGATGGTTTTCACGTCCACCTGCAGCGCCTGCGCCCAGTCCTGCAGGGTGGCGTCGTCCGCAGGATGCTTCTGGATATGCAGGCAGATCTTCAACAGGCGGGGATCGGACGGTTCCGGCAGGTGCAGCGGCAGCGCATCCATCCGTCGCAGTTCGTCCAGCAGCAGGCGCACCACACGGCCATCGCGGCTGTCGTCCTCGTGCGCGCCCTCGATCAGGCTGGCAGCCAGCAGCAGTTCGCGCAGCAGGGGGGCCACCTGTATCGCGAAGGCTTCGGCAGGCAGGTGTGGCGCGAACTCCGGCTCTACATACAGGCTGCGCATGTGCACCTCGGCAATGCAGTCCACCGCATGGGCAATGCCTGCAGGTACCCAGATCGCACGGGTGGAAGGCACTACCCAGCGGCCGACTTCCGAGCGCACCACCATCAACCCGGACTGTGCATAGACCAACTGGTGGCGGCGGTGCTTGTGCGGCGAGATATGGGTGCCGGCCTGGTAATGGCGGGCACGGCAGGTCACCGGCCGTTGTATCGGCACCTCCCGCCAGGGAGCGGTTTCGCGGACCGGGCAGGGGATGTCCTTTTTGCGATAGGCCATGACCAGAACGCGGCAGAAGGGAGGGACGTGCAACCGTAGCATGCGTGGCTCGCCCCCAACCTGACTGTGTCCATGTCGACCCTGGCTTCCCCCGCAACGACCTCACGCCCGGTGGCTCCCGGCGTGTTGGCCGCCATCTCCACCTCGCATGTCGTCAACGACATGATGCAGTCGCTGATCCTGGCCATCTATCCGGTGATCAAGGGCGGCTTCAATCTCAGCTTCACCCAGATCGGCCTGATCACGCTGACCTACCAGCTCACCGCCTCGATCTTCCAGCCGCTGATCGGCATCGCCACCGATCGCCGCCCGGCGCCGTACTCGCTGCCGATCGGCATGGCCTCGACCCTGTGCGGCATGCTGCTGCTCGGCTTCGCGCCGAACTACACGATGGTGCTGCTGGCCGCCGCGATGGTCGGCATTGGTTCGGCGATCTTCCATCCCGAGGCCTCGCGTATCGCACGCCTGGCATCGGGTGGCCGACATGGCTTTGCACAGTCGGTGTTCCAGGTTGGCGGCAACTTCGGCACCGCGCTGGGCCCGCTGATTGCCGCCGCGGTGATCGTGCCGTATGGCCAGCACGCCGCATCGTGGTTTGCTGGCGCTGCCCTGATCGGCATCGCATTGCTGACCTATGTCGGTCGCTGGTACGCGCTGCACCTGGGTACACCGCGTCCGGCCAGCACCGCATCGATGGCCCCGCGCCATCCGCCGCGCACCGTGGCCAGGGTGCTGGCGATCCTGCTCGTGCTGATCTTCAGCAAGTACTTCTACATGGCCAGCATCGGCAGTTACTTCACCTTCTACCTGATCCACCACTTCGGCATTCCGGTGGCGCAGGCGCAACTGCACCTGTTCGCCTTCCTGGTGGCCTCCGCCGCCGGCGGATTCCTTGGTGGCCCGCTGGGCGACCGCATCGGCCGCAAGCCGATCATCTGGACCTCGATCCTGGGCGTGGCACCGTTCGCGATGATGCTGCCGCATGCCGACCTGCTGTGGACCACGGTGCTGGCGGTGCTGATCGGCTTTGTGCTGTCCTCGGCGTTCTCGGCCATCGTGGTGTATGCGCAGGAGATGATGCCGCACCGCATCGGCATGGTGTCGGGGTTGTTCTTCGGCTTCGCGTTCGGCATGGGCGGGCTGGGTGCTGCCGTGCTCGGCCTGCTGGCGGACAAGACCAGCATTGAGTACGTCTACCAGCTGACGGCGTTCCTGCCGCTGCTCGGTATCGTGGCGGCATGGCTGCCGCCGTCGCGGCCTGCTGCTCACTGAGGGAGTGTAGGTTTGCAGGGCTTGCAGCCCTGCACCTGCCGAATCAACGTCAACGTCAAAAGCCTGCATTCCGCGGGTTGGCGGGGTGGGTCCGGTTGAGGGGGGCGCTGCAAGTACGTCCATGTAAGCTCGGTCGCCGCTTGCTCGTGTGCGCTGTCCTGCGCACACGGCAAGACCGGGGTTGGGCCTCCTGCCCAACCCGCCCGAGGCATGCCTCGGGCCCATGCGGCTCACGCCCACTCAACCGGACCCACCCCGCCTTCGACAGTTGGCCGCGATCTGTCGGAACGGCTTACTGCTCTGGTGGGTGTCGACCTTGGTCGACACGGATGAATTCGTTCGATATCTGACAGATGTGTCGACCAAGGTCGACACCTACCAACAGCCACGCGGAACAACAGCCGCAGTTACCAACAGCCGCGTGAACCTGTCGAAGGTGGGGCGGTGTCGGATTGCGGGGTGTCAGCGGCATGGATGCCGCTGCCAAGCCTACAAGGACGTACTTGCGGCGTCCCCGCACTCCGACACCGCCCCGCCATCCCACGGAATGCCGCTCTGGCTTTGGCTCTGGCTGTTGCCGCTGCATTGAGCAGGTGCAGGGCTGCAAGCCCTGCCGAAAACCCCCTTGGGCGTAGAATGCGGGCATGAGCGAATCCCTTGATAACCACCTGGTCCACGGCCGCCGCCAGCGGCCGGACGGGCCCTCGCCGATCGATGTCATCTCGGTCCAGTCGCAACTGGTCTACGGCCACGCCGGCAACAGCGCCGCCGTGCCGCCAATGCGTGCACTTGGCGTGCGCGTGGCGGAGATCCCGACCGTGCTGCTCAGCAATGCGCCGTTCTACGACACCACCCGCGGCCGTGTGCTGCCCGCCGACTGGTTCGCCGATCTGCTGCTCGGCACCCGCGAACGCGGCCTGCCGCAGCGGGCGAAGATGCTGGTCTCCGGCTACTTCGGCAGCACCGCCAATGGCGCTGCGTTCGCCGATTGGCTGGATGAAATCCTGCCGGCCTGCCCGCAGCTGCGCTACTGCCTGGACCCGGTGATCGGCGATACCCATACCGGGCCCTACGTGGAACCGGGCCTGGAGGCGATCTTCGCCGAACGCCTGCTGCCGCACGCTTGGCTGGTGACGCCGAACGCCTTCGAACTGAATCGCCTGACCGGCATGCCGGCACTGGCCGAGGCCGATGCCATCGCTGCCGCTCGCACGTTGCTGGACCGCGGTCCGCACTGGGTGATCGCGCACAGCGTCGGCGGCAACCCGGGTGAGCTGGTGACGTTGGCCGTCGGCCGCGAGGAAACCTGGCGCTGGACCTCGCCGCTGCTGCCGGTGGACGTGGCCGGCACCGGCGACGTGCTGATGTCGCTGGTGGTGTCGTTCCTGCTGCGCGGTGAGTCGATGCAGCAGGCGATCTCGCGCGCCATCGCCGGTACTCACGCGGCATTGGAAGCGACCCTGGACAACGGCTTCGAGGAATTCGACGTAATCGCCGCGGCACCTGCCGCGCTGGCCGAAGGCACGCGCTTCCGCGCCGAACGCGTGGCATGAGCGGCCTGCAGGAACGCGCGCCGCGCACGGTCGGCATCATTGGTAGCGCCGGCGCCTATGGGCGCTGGTTGACCCGCTTCTTCCAGCAGCACATGCAGTTGCAGGTGATCGGCCACGACCCGGCCGATGCCACCTCGCATACGCCGGAGCAGCTGTTGGCGCAGGCCGATGTGCTGGTGTTCTCGGCGCCGATCCGGCACATGCCGGCGCTGATCGCCGAATACGTGCGGGAATCGGCTGGTCGCGAGCGGGACCGCCTGTGGCTGGATGTGACTTCGGTAAAGGAGGCGCCGGTACAGGCGATGCTGGCCTCGCAGGCCGAAGTGGTCGGGCTGCACCCGATGACCGCTCCGCCCAAGGCGCCGACACTGAAGGGCCGGGTGATGGTGGTCTGCGAAGCACGGCTGCAGCACTGGCAGCCGTGGGTCGACGCGTTGTGCGCGGCGCTGCAGGCCGAGTGCGTGCGCGCCACGCCGCAGCACCACGACCAGATGATGGCGCTGGTGCAGGCGATGGTGCATGCCACCCATCTGGCCCAGGCCGGCGTGCTGCGCCAGTACCAGCCGCAGTTGGGTGACCTTGCCGCGATGATGCCGTACCGCTCCGCGTCATTCGAGCTGGATACGGCGATCATCTCGCGGATCCTGTCGCTGAACCCGGCGATCTACGAGGACATCCAGTTCGGCAACCCGTACGTGGCGCCGATGCTGGAGCGCCTGGTAGGCCAGTTGCAGGCCCTGCAGGTACAGGTCGGGCAGGGTGACGACACCGCGCGTGCTGCGTTCCGCGAGCAGTCGCTGTCGGCCAACCACAATGCCTTCGGTGAGCAGGCGCTGGCCGCAGGCAACTACACCTTTGAACGGGTGGGCTACCTGCTGGCCGACCTGACCGAGCGCAACGCGTTGTCGGTTCACCTTCCGGAAGATCGTCCAGGTTCGTTGCGCGAGCTGCTGAACGTGTTCGAGCAGCATCGCATCAGCCTGGCCTCGATCCATTCCTCGCGCACCCCGGGCGGCGAAGTGCATTTCCGTATCGGCTTTGTGGCGGGAAGTGATCCGGCCGCCATCGCGCCGGCGGCGGCCGAGGTGGATGCCAGCGGCATTGGGCGGGTGCTGGGCTGATCATATTCATCCACAGGCGGTGTGGATGGTTTCTGAGCAAACATGTGGATAACCGCGTGCAGCCCTTGGCAGGAAAGGCTGTCAAGATGGTTGGTCAAAAAATGGCCACGCTTTTTTATGGCGTCGGGCCATGCTCGACTACCCTTGGCAAAGAGCGTGTCGACCAAGGTCGACACCTACCAGGGCGGGGCGATACGAATTCCGGTAGCGCCGGGCCATGCCCGGCGAACCTCAGATCGTCAGCCGCACATCACCGCCGCTGGTGGTGAACTCACGGCCATTGCGGACCAGCAGGCGTCCGTCATCCAGCTCGTAGCGCGGCGTGGACTCGGAGTTGTGCCCGCTGCCATTCGCCTCGGGCTTGAACTCGATGATGATGTGGCTGTCGCCATTGCTGTCGACGGCGGGGAACTGTCGGAACGACATCGTGCACCTCCTTTCAGCAGGTGTTGCTGACGCGCGACCAGCTTGGCCCGCTTGGTGTTAGCCGGCCGTCATCAATCGATGAACTGCAGCCTTGCCAGTTCAGCGTACAGACCACCTTCGGCCAGCAATTGTGCGTGCGTGCCCTCGGCGACGATGCGGCCCTGGTCCATCACCACGATGCGGTCGGCCTTGAGCACGGTGGCCAGGCGGTGGGCGATGACCAGCGTGGTACGGCCGGCCATCAACCGCTCCAGCGCCTGCTGCACGCCATGTTCGCTCTGCGCATCCAGCGCGCTGGTGGCTTCATCCAGCAGCAGGATCGGTGCGTCCTTCAGCAGCGCACGGGCGATCGCCACACGCTGCTGCTGGCCGCCGGACAGGCGCGCGCCACGCTCACCCAGTTCGCTGTCGTAGCCCTGCGGCAACGCACGCAGGAAGCCGTCGGCCTCGGCTGCGCGCGCAGCATCCTCGACCTCGGCGTCGCTGGCCTGCAGGCGGCCGTAACGGATGTTGTCGCGTGCGCTGGCCGCGAACAGGGTCGGCTGCTGTGGCACCAGCGCCAGCTGGTCGCGCAGTTCGGCCGGATCGACCTCGCGTACATCGATGCCGTCCACGCAGATGCGGCCAGCAGCCGGATCGTGGAAGCGCAGCAGCATCGACAGCACCGTACTCTTGCCGGCGCCGGACGGCCCCACCAGCGCCACGGTCTCGCCCGGGCGCACGTGCAGGTTGAAATGATCCAGCGCAGCCTGGTCCGGCCGCTGCGGGTAGTGGAACACCACGTCGTCGAACCGGATCTCGCCATGCAGCGGCTGCGGCAGCGCGTGCGGCTGTGCCGGCGCGCGGATCTCGATGTCTTCCTGCAGCAGCTCGCCGATGCGGCCCATGCCGCCAGCCGCGCGCTGCAGCTCGTTCCATACTTCGGCCAGGGCGCCGACGGATCCACCGCCGATCAACGCGTAAAGCACGAACTGGCCCAGCGTGCCTGCACTGAGGCGACCGTCGATGACGTCGTGCGCGCCCAGCCACAACACGCCGACGATGGCACCAAACACCAACAGGA contains:
- the pdxY gene encoding pyridoxal kinase, which translates into the protein MSESLDNHLVHGRRQRPDGPSPIDVISVQSQLVYGHAGNSAAVPPMRALGVRVAEIPTVLLSNAPFYDTTRGRVLPADWFADLLLGTRERGLPQRAKMLVSGYFGSTANGAAFADWLDEILPACPQLRYCLDPVIGDTHTGPYVEPGLEAIFAERLLPHAWLVTPNAFELNRLTGMPALAEADAIAAARTLLDRGPHWVIAHSVGGNPGELVTLAVGREETWRWTSPLLPVDVAGTGDVLMSLVVSFLLRGESMQQAISRAIAGTHAALEATLDNGFEEFDVIAAAPAALAEGTRFRAERVA
- a CDS encoding prephenate dehydrogenase, producing MSGLQERAPRTVGIIGSAGAYGRWLTRFFQQHMQLQVIGHDPADATSHTPEQLLAQADVLVFSAPIRHMPALIAEYVRESAGRERDRLWLDVTSVKEAPVQAMLASQAEVVGLHPMTAPPKAPTLKGRVMVVCEARLQHWQPWVDALCAALQAECVRATPQHHDQMMALVQAMVHATHLAQAGVLRQYQPQLGDLAAMMPYRSASFELDTAIISRILSLNPAIYEDIQFGNPYVAPMLERLVGQLQALQVQVGQGDDTARAAFREQSLSANHNAFGEQALAAGNYTFERVGYLLADLTERNALSVHLPEDRPGSLRELLNVFEQHRISLASIHSSRTPGGEVHFRIGFVAGSDPAAIAPAAAEVDASGIGRVLG
- a CDS encoding ABC transporter transmembrane domain-containing protein, which codes for MTDKDDAPASTPPLRRLGSLRTLWPFVRRHSGLFTAWLLALAVSSAATLSLPPAVKQMIDHGFTSGGQINRAFALLMLVAVVLALATAARFYFVSLLGEKVVADLRSRLYAHLIQLGAGFHDRSRSGELVSRLTADSELLRSVVGSTMSVALRSSVTVVGSLAMLFVTSPRLAAWSLLGIPLAVLPIIIGARKLRTVARSSQDRIADANSLASETLGAVRTVQAHAREPYERGRFDKALGDAIGAARRRIGAQSLVTASAILLVFGAIVGVLWLGAHDVIDGRLSAGTLGQFVLYALIGGGSVGALAEVWNELQRAAGGMGRIGELLQEDIEIRAPAQPHALPQPLHGEIRFDDVVFHYPQRPDQAALDHFNLHVRPGETVALVGPSGAGKSTVLSMLLRFHDPAAGRICVDGIDVREVDPAELRDQLALVPQQPTLFAASARDNIRYGRLQASDAEVEDAARAAEADGFLRALPQGYDSELGERGARLSGGQQQRVAIARALLKDAPILLLDEATSALDAQSEHGVQQALERLMAGRTTLVIAHRLATVLKADRIVVMDQGRIVAEGTHAQLLAEGGLYAELARLQFID
- a CDS encoding MFS transporter; the protein is MSTLASPATTSRPVAPGVLAAISTSHVVNDMMQSLILAIYPVIKGGFNLSFTQIGLITLTYQLTASIFQPLIGIATDRRPAPYSLPIGMASTLCGMLLLGFAPNYTMVLLAAAMVGIGSAIFHPEASRIARLASGGRHGFAQSVFQVGGNFGTALGPLIAAAVIVPYGQHAASWFAGAALIGIALLTYVGRWYALHLGTPRPASTASMAPRHPPRTVARVLAILLVLIFSKYFYMASIGSYFTFYLIHHFGIPVAQAQLHLFAFLVASAAGGFLGGPLGDRIGRKPIIWTSILGVAPFAMMLPHADLLWTTVLAVLIGFVLSSAFSAIVVYAQEMMPHRIGMVSGLFFGFAFGMGGLGAAVLGLLADKTSIEYVYQLTAFLPLLGIVAAWLPPSRPAAH
- the dnaJ gene encoding molecular chaperone DnaJ; this encodes MSKRDYYEVLGVARTANDEELKKAYRRCAMKFHPDRNPGDAAAEASFKECKEAYEVLSDGNKRRMYDSHGHAAFEHGMGGGGGPGGPDMNDIFGDIFGNIFGGAGGGGPRQARRGADIGYVMELDLEEAVRGVERRIEIPTLAECGDCDGSGSEDGKVETCNVCHGRGQVRIQRGIFAMQQACHNCGGRGQIIAKPCKTCHGNGRVEEDKVLSVKVPAGVDTGDRIRLSGEGEAGPAGTPPGDLYVEVRVREHAIFQRDGDDLHCEVPIRISQAALGDTVRVATLGGEAEIRIPAETQTGKLFRLRGKGVRSVRSRSEGDLYCRVVVETPVNLTNDQRKLLEQFEATFNGEDARKHSPKSATFIDGVKGFWDRMTS
- a CDS encoding AraC family transcriptional regulator; the protein is MAYRKKDIPCPVRETAPWREVPIQRPVTCRARHYQAGTHISPHKHRRHQLVYAQSGLMVVRSEVGRWVVPSTRAIWVPAGIAHAVDCIAEVHMRSLYVEPEFAPHLPAEAFAIQVAPLLRELLLAASLIEGAHEDDSRDGRVVRLLLDELRRMDALPLHLPEPSDPRLLKICLHIQKHPADDATLQDWAQALQVDVKTIQRHFTSELGMTFGQWRQQARLLAAMERLAVGDKVIDVALAMGYDSPSAFTSMFKRQLGQTPAAFFR